The Anomalospiza imberbis isolate Cuckoo-Finch-1a 21T00152 chromosome 12, ASM3175350v1, whole genome shotgun sequence genome contains the following window.
GAAACTCATCATAGCCCTCATCCATCATGTACCAGTCCCGGTCAGCttgctgggaagggagaggtgCAGCACTGAGTTCCACCCAGCCCCCAGAGCCTGGTGGCCCCAAGCCCCCGGCCCATCCCAGACTCACCCGCTGGTCATCCTCCCACTGCTGCCGCTCCTCTTCCGTCTCAAAGGCGATGCCCTCCTCCCCTTCTGTGCGCCGCCCTGGGGTGAGCCAGAGAGTCCAGAATGTTCCCAAGGAAACCCCAATTCTATGCCACAGGAAAGGGGATTCCACACTGCCCACCCGGGCAGCTCAGCCCAGATTCCTCACCTCTTCCTCGGGACAGGCGTGGCGTGGCCCCCAGGTGCCTGCGGTCATCAGCCCATTCATTGTACTTGTACGATGGGGTCGGCAATGGTGTCTTATCAGAGTAGCGGCTCCTCACAGACCTGAAAACACAGCAGGTGGGAGGAACTGCACAGCCAGACCCTTCTCATATGCACATAgtcccctctgcagctccacagctcacagcacagccccaggcactggTACCTGTCCCGCTCCCGCCGGTCCGTGTCCCGCAGCGATGACGGCCGGTGGCTACGCTCTGAGTCTCGATAGGAAGGTGTGGGAGATGGAGACTCCCACTGTGAGCGGTGGGCACTGCTGTAACCACCATCATCTTCCTCCCAGCTGGAGCGAGATGGTGTGGCTGCATCTGGTAGAAGAGATGGGGTTTGACACCTGTTGTTCAAGCAGCGGCCCTGGGCACCTGGAGCCACCTAACATCTTTTAAGAAAGGAGCATGGAGAGAGGGTATCCACTTGGCCCTCCCTCTAAGGGAAGGGGCTGACCTAGTGATTCCAAGGAATTTCAAAGGATCATATTTCCATCACACAGGCCCAGAACACACACCGCTGTGCCAAGATCTGCCAGAATTTCAAACATGCACAGCTGGCACATTGCTCCCAAACCCAAGCTCAGTTGGGAGTTTTATGGTTGCCTGAACCACAAACAAGGTACAAGCTTTTCTATCACCCCTGTCCTGCAAAAACAACAGGAAGCATAAAAAACTCCAAGCCCCTCCCTGTTAGGTCTCACACAAGAGCTTTACCGGGTTCCACTCCCACCTTTGGGCCGATGTCGGGGACTCTCAGGTTCACCCCTCCTGCCACTCCGCTCTGATGAGCCATCCCTCTCTGATCTGCTGTGATGACTCCTGTCCCGCTCCtctgtaaaaacaaaatagGATCAGGTGCCTATTGCACAAACAGGCTTCCCAAGTCTGCTGCAAAAATCACCACAAACATTAGTAAAGACTacaaacagggaaaaggacaaGCCCAGACCCAAACCAAGAAGCACCACAAAGGTCTCTGAGCAATTACCACGGTCTCGTTTACGATCGTGGTCCCGATCCCGGCTGCGTTCCTTCTTCCGGTCCTTCTCCTCCTTGGAGGAGGCAAAGACTCCATGTTCCCGACGCTCCCTCTCCCGTTGCCGGCTGCGTTCCAAGAACTCCTCGCTTACACCCCCCGTATAGGAAGGTGTCTCCACGTGGACAGAGCGGTAATGTCTggacaggcagagcagagagaaaaaatgctCACAAGTGCTGAGCAACAGCTGCCCTTCGGCTGGTCTCGTACAGCTCCAGTCGCAGCCTGTGCCATAACGCCCCGCAGTCTCCCTCTCTCCACAGCGGCGGCTGCGGCCTGCCTGTCACCGACTGTGCCCACCCTGCGCTCCCTACCCGGCCGGACGCGGCCACAGGGCACCAGGGATCCCCGTGCGAACGCCACCTGTTCCTGCGAGCTCTGCGGTCGCTCCGGTTGGCCTcgtcctcttcctcttcctcggCGCTACCCGCCTCGTCACGACCCTCTTCCCAGTCCTTATAGGACGCGACGCGGGATCGCTTCCCCCCGGCCGCCTCCTCCTGGCGCTCCCGCCGCTTCTGCGCCGCCAGCACGTCCAGTCCCAGCAGGGAGACGCGCGGGGCCGGTGCCTTAAAGACGTGCTGCTCGGCGCCCCGCGGCCGCAGTACCAGCCCGCCCGCCTCGCCGCTCGGGCTCGTCCCCGACAGCCGATGCAGTGACTCCTCGCTCGCCGCCGCCATCGCGGCCGCAGCGCTGCGCGGGCCCCACAGTTCCCTCAGCGACCGTAACCCGGCTCCCGGAGCGCCGCCATAGCCGCCCCACAGTGCTCGGCGGGAGGAGCCCCTCTAGCCAAATGCACCATAGACACGCTGGCCAGAGCCTATGGGAGAGGCGCCACCATAGAGTTCCCAACGTCGCTAGACAAGCCACGCTCCCTGCCGGGGCGGACTTCCGGCTCACGCAACGTCCGCATGGTCACGTGGGCGCGGGGCGGAGTCCCGGGCGGACGGGACAGCGGGACGGACAGCGGGACAGccacggggacagcgggacgGACAGCGAGACAGCCACGGGGACAGCGAGACGGACAGCGGGACAGCCACGGGGACAGCGAGACAGCCGCGGGGACAGCCACGGGGAAAACGAGACAGccgcggggacagcgggacgGACAGCGGGACAGccacggggacagcgggacagccgcggggacagcgggacagccACGGGGAAAACGAGACAGccgcggggacagcgggacgGACAGCGGGACAGccacggggacagcgggacagccGCGGGGACAGCCACGGGGAAAACGAGACAGCCGCGAGGACAGCGGCGCACCGGGGACAGCACCACGCACACTCCACACCGTGCAGGAGCGAGAAGCCCTCAGAGCCCCTGCAGGACTCCGCCGGGAGCGGGGGCAGGCACACGCCACCCCCCCGTAGACAGGCCCGTGCAGCGCTGGGCACACAGAGCCTgcacggacagacagacagacatgcACAGAGCCTGGTGCACAACAGTTTTATTCCCTCACGGTCTTGCCTCAGCCAGCTGCCGCTGTCTCCTTCGCACAGGCCAGGACTTGCTCTACGTGCATGCCATGCCTGGCAGCTGTGGAGTCCCGCGCAGCTGACGATTGCGGCTGGTAGCAGGTGTCTcgctgggatgctgcagggcaAGGCTTTGCCTGCATCCCCACAGCAgggctcctcccgcagccccccACTGCCAAGGACGGGCTGCGCCCTGTGGGACACACTCTGTGCACTGTGGtgttcccagcactgctcactctcagctgctggcagtaTCACATCTTTGAGCATGGCAGGAAAGCCAAAGGTGGCACCGCAGCCCCAGACTGAAACGTAGCCTGCCCACCCTGGGTGCACATAGACCTTCTGGGCCAGTCCTTCTGCCCTCCTCTCTAAGAAGCAGCTTCAGCGAGGCCAGGTCCACAGCCTGTGGGTAGCCAGGGTGCAGCAACGTGCTCGATGCTCAAGgtgggctgctcccagctgcccaggaaCAGCTGCAGTGTAGGGGCAATCTCCTCCAGTGGTTTCTCACTGTGGCTGTTCAGGTAGACTTTCCTGCCTGTGGCCAGCCCTCACTGGTCACTCAGGAGTGTGGCCCCACAGTGAGGTTGTGGTGAGTCaccatccagccctgccacggGAAGCTGCCCTTCTGAGCCAGCATGCCCCCGATGATGCACTGAATCTGCCTGGGGCGGGGTTCTTCAGCTTCCCCAACATGACATAAGGCAGAGAAAGGCCCAGATGAGCCCTCTGAACCCAGTGGGTGTCAATTACCTCCTGGTGCTCAGCAGGCCAGGGAGCAGCACTACAGATGGAGGTTGTGAGCAGTCTCTGCAGCCCTTCAGCAGCCCAGACTGTGCACAGCCCCCAGCCACTGCAGTCTGCTCTCACCTGGCTCACAGACAGGCACATCCTTAACAGCATCAGGGCTCACCCATACCTGATTCTCATCACATTTGTGGAAACCAGAGTCAGCACCACTGCCCTACAACCTGGCAGGCACAGAGGTGCTTGTACCTCCACAGGGCTTGGATGAACAAGATGAACCCCAGTTAAGTGGGGTGGAGTGTCAGGCTGCATCACCTAGTATTGGGGCAGCCCCACACAATCCCTGGAGTAGGGCAGAAGTCCCATCCATGGGTGCTGTGCCCATGCTGTGTGTACCTCACCATCACCACAGCTGTGCAGCCAGTAGTACGGGTCGCAGCAGTACCTGACCAGGTACTCCATGTGCTTTGCACAGCTCCACTCTGCAGACAGAGAATGCTCAGCTGGCCCAGAGCACTGAGCCCAGGACATGCTCCCACCTCTGCTAGGTCCCTCCTTAGTTTTGTCTTCCGTGCTTGCTCCCTGTCAAGCCCCCTGCCAGCTCTGTCCAAGCCCCAGTGCTCCCCTGGAAGGTACCAGTGGCAGCTGCAGTCCCTAGCACACTCCACGCCAGCaatcagcagctctgcaggtcagcaggaaggagagggcagcCTCAGCAAAAGACTCCCATCTTTGCTCTCAGCTATGGGCTCCACCAGGACGTGGGGCCTGGCTGGGCTCATGCCCTGTCCCGGTAGGAAAAAGGGGCAACTCCATGCCCCGGGGCTACCCACCAGACAGCCGTGAGTCAGACCTTGGCCCTGCTTCTACAGAGGTCAAGGCTGCAGTGTTGGGAGCCAGGCCCAACACTGATCCTCTGTAGGGCCAGGTATTCAGCCAGGCAAGGGCAGACAATGCACCGAGGACATCTAGAAACATATTGGTGTTGCTCACCCCATGCTCCTAACTGCCTCCTCCTACAGGCCACTCCTGCTTGGGGCTTCCTCCTCACCCCCTTCTATTACCACCTCCtttgccctggcacagcccacgGGCCCCAGATCTCCTGACCCTggtgcctgcagccagcacaaTTCCCAGCAGGAAGAGCACAAAAAGCCGCACCTTGCTTagcaccagcctggcagaggctCCCAGGAAGCTGCCAAGCCCTGACAGGAAGCCAGCATGCCAAAAGTTTCCCAGCAGTTGTAAACAATTTTGGTGAAGTGCTGTTGTGCAATCCTGCTCTGCAGGGTGGATTGCAAGAGGCTGCTGAGGGAATGCTTTGTGCGGGGCGAGCTGTTCTCAGGAAAAGCCCGGGATGACTGCAGTGAGTTCGGGGTGAAGGAAAAGTCAGCACCAGAGATCCCAGAGACAAAACCAACAGACAGAAGCACCTTTGATCACGCCTTTTCCACAACTGACAGGGCATGACTGCAGCCATCTCCAAAATAGCTGTGTACTGGCACCCAGCACCATCActgccttccctccctccaGGCCCTCCCTGAGGGCCTGGCCTCAGGCAGAAGTCTCTGCCAGGGGAGGCCTGATGCATTTGTCAGtccatcccagagctcagctACCCTGGTGGCTTCTCCCACCAGGAAAAATGAGAGCAACATAGAGAGCTGATTCTGCTCAGCTGAGGAGAGCTAAGCTGAATCCCTCCAGCCCATGGAGTGTCCCCAGAGCACCACACAGAACCAGGTGAGCCAAATGTTTATTGATACTCAGTTCTGCTGTCCACAGGGAAGCTAAAACACAGCCCTGAAAAAGCAGCACTGTTGTGCAGCCCCTGCTTAACCCATCAGACCTTTCCCAGGGGCTGGAACCAAGACCTAATCTCAGTCTCAGTCTGCCCAGCACTGGAATTGTCACACCCATCCCTGCTCTCCCGTGGCTCCTCCCAGCTAGACCTTCATTCTGCAGCGTGTCAGCAGCGGTGATCTGCTCCAACTGCCTCCATGACGTTCTTGAAGCCCTGCTCCCTAACCAGGGACACTGCGTGCTAGgactgggctggcactgcttGGGCACCAGCACACAGCTGTCCTGAGCTGTCCTAGGACCAGGGGCTCTCTGGGGACGTGCCTGGCCTCCACTcacctcagcagctcctccagttCCCGCTTCACTGCCCCCACCACTGGTGGCCCGTGGTACACGAGTGCTGTGTACAGCTGCACAAGTGAGGCTCCGGCACGGATCTTCTCCAGGGCATCCTGCCCACTGCTCACCCCACCCACGCCGATAATGGGCACCCGGCCTGTGGGCAGGGCGCAGGGTCAGGATGGCACAGGTAATGCTGGCATGTGTCCCCAAGCCCTGTTCTGCCATCACCTTGAGTGAGAGCGTACATCTCCCTGATGGTCTGTGTGGAGAGCTCCCGCAGGGGCTTCCCACTGAGGCCCCCAGGCTCCATGCGCTGCCTGCTCCGGAGGCTGCTGGGCCGGCTCACAGTGGTGTTGCTCACTATCAGCCCATCCACACCTAGCTGCAGGGGTAGTAGTGTGAGGACACAGCTTCCACAAGCAGCCCAACCTTCCtttcccctcctgccaggtcaaggCCACCCAGCACACAACCCAGAAGCGTGCCTGGGGACAAAGCTGCCCCTCACTGCCTGGGTGACACACATGGGCACTCTGACCAACTCAGGACACCATCCCTACAGCAGCCAGAGAGCTGCAGGCATACCTGTCCTTCCAAGAGGTGACTTGCCAGGACCACCATGGTCCTGCCTCCGGTGGCCTCCCCTTCCTACTTCCTCACCTCACAGACAACACTGGCGATGTCCTGCTTGTCCTGTGCAGTGAGGTCAGGGGCAATCTTCACCAGCACGGCTGGCTTACGCTTGCAGGGCAGCAGGTCCCTCTCCACCAGCACCTGTTGGTGCACATGGCAGTGCATGGCAGGGAGAGGCCTCCTGCCCCAACTAGGAGCTATGGACACCCACTACCACAGGCAGTACAGAGACAGGCCCTGCTCCTCTACACGACACCAAAACCAGGAAAGGCACCCTTGGCACAGGGCCTAGAGCACACAGCAGGCACAGAACCCCAGCGATGCCTGAAGTTGTGGGGTGGATGGCTTGCTGCCTCTTGCAGGAGCAAGTAGAGGGCAACGCCTTACTGCTCCTGAGCCCTTTGCTGGGATACAGTGCCCTAGTacaccccacagcagcagctaaGAGGGACATCTCAGGGGTCCTGCCCACCATGCGGGAAAGCCAGCCCCACTCCTCCCTGTGCTCAGGCAAATCCactggctgcagcagtgcagaTACTGCCAAGAGATGGGAGGCATCCAGTGCTCTAGCTGTGCTTTGGGCTGGCTGGGGAGAGGCACCTACCTTGCTTAGCAGATCCCGCAGCTCAGCCTTGCCCTGCAGGCCCCGCAGCCCTGGGGTGTTTGGGCTGGACACGTTCACAACAAGGTAGTCAGCCAAAGGGCCCAGTGTCCGGACCCCAGCCACATAGTCAGCTGCAGCATCAGTAGAGCTCTTGTTCTTGCCCAGGTTGACTCCAAGAGGCATCCCAGCTGGAACCCAGACCCAGTTGaaccagggcagcaggaccaaCCACCACCCAATGGCCAGAGCACCCGAAAAAGGAGATCCCAGGACCAGCTAAAGTTAAGATGAGGATATATAGCCCATATATTTCATGAGGATGGGCCTGGGACTGTCCTGCAACCACAGGAGCATTGCCACAGCCACTCCAGTCAGCACCTCCCAGCACAATAGCCTTCAGCCTGGCAGAGGTTGCCCTCAGGATCTGCCCAGCTGGGGTCCTCTTGGCTTTGGCTATGTTAGCAGACACAtcctgcccaaagcagcaagTGGAGCTTGATCCCAGAGaaaacagcaggagaaatgtGCCTAGTCACAATGCCAGAGGTGAGACTACAGCCCCAAGAGTCTTGCTGTCTAAGTGTTCCTTGCTCCAGCTGAGGTGCTCCTGTGCCTGGATACTAGCATTACACACCAATCCTGGCATACAGGTATTTGGAAGATGCCCAAACCTACCCTGCAGACCCCAAGAGCAAAGGCTTACAAGCTTGTCTCACCACCAGTGAGCCTCATTTGTGTCTCCTGGCGGGCTCGCAGCCTGCGCTCCACCACGACATGGCCATGGCTGTTGAATCCATACCTGCACCAGCACAGAGGGGGTTCAAGGCTGGGTTATGTCTGCAAGCCCTGAACAGGACATGTGAGAAACATAAGGTAGATGTGTGGTCTCTGCAGCTTTGCTCAGCACATCCAACCAAAAGCCACCACAGCACCAAAGACGTGGGGCCACCCAAATATTCACCCTCCCTCACAGTGGGCAGACTGTAGGACattgcagagcagctgccctcAGATCCCACCTGTTGATGACCGCCTCGTCCTCTGCCAGCCGGAAGACCCTGGGCTTGGGGTTCCCTTCCTGGGGCTTGGGTGTGACAGTCCCCACTTCCACGAAGCCAAAGCCCATCTTGTACAGCCCGTCCACAGCCTCACACTGCTTGTCGAAGCCAGCAGCCAGGCCCAACGGGTTGCGGAATCGCTGCCCGAGGACTCGCACCTcctgcggggctggggctgggtcaGAGCCCACAGACTCCAGGAACCATTCCAAGGCCTCGCTCCAGCCCCCCTCCCGCCAGACCCGGCCGCCTCCCCTGCCCTTTGGGGGTGTCTTTATGGGGTGCCTGCCCGAGGGTCCCTCGTCGCCCGCCACGGACTGCGAAAGGACCCAGCCGCCTGCGCAGCACGCCGGGCTCTGCGACCCACCCCCTACCCCTCTGTTCTGACCGCCCTTCCGACCTCCCCACTCCCCGCCCTGGACGCCGCGCTCCGCCGCgattccccctcctcctccgcccTCGAGACGCACCAGCGCGGGGCCGTCGGGACGGGTGGAGGGCAGCAGCCCGAGGGCGGCGGCGCGTAAAGCCAGGCCGTGGGCGGCCTCAGGAGGCAGCGCCCGGAGCGCGGGCATCACCGCCGCCGCGTAAAGCCGCTCGTCGCCTGCCGCCAGCGCCGATCCCAGAAGCAGCCCGCAGCCTCCCAGCGCCAGCGCCCGGAATCGTCCCTGCGCCAGGTCGCCAGCAGCTCATCAGTAACGATCCCCCGCCGGCAAGCACGCCCATCCCATTCCGTCCCGTTTCCTCCCACACAGCACACCGGCCCCGACCCCACACCACCCGTCCCTTCCTGCCCGCTCCAGCCGTAATCGCCTACggccagctgtccccagggtcccaTCAGCGGCCCCGCCAGGACGGCTTCTTACGCGCAGGGGCGCCGCCATCATGCTCAGCCCAAGACGCGAGGACACTTCCG
Protein-coding sequences here:
- the HP gene encoding LOW QUALITY PROTEIN: haptoglobin (The sequence of the model RefSeq protein was modified relative to this genomic sequence to represent the inferred CDS: inserted 7 bases in 4 codons; substituted 1 base at 1 genomic stop codon): MEYLVRYCCDPYYWLHSCGDAEEPRPRQIQCIIGGMLAQKGSFPWQGWMVTHHNLTXGATLLSDQXGLATGRKVYLNSHSEKPLEEIAPTLQLFLGSWEQPTLSIEHVXLHPGYPQAVDLASLKLLLREEGRRXLAQKVYVHPGWAGYVSVWGCGATFGFPAMLKDVILPAAESEQCWEHHSAQSVSHRAQPVLGSGGLREEPCCGDAGKALPCSIPXRDTCYQPQSSAARDSTAARHGMHVEQVLACAKETAAAG
- the DHODH gene encoding dihydroorotate dehydrogenase (quinone), mitochondrial; this encodes MPALRALPPEAAHGLALRAAALGLLPSTRPDGPALEVRVLGQRFRNPLGLAAGFDKQCEAVDGLYKMGFGFVEVGTVTPKPQEGNPKPRVFRLAEDEAVINRYGFNSHGHVVVERRLRARQETQMRLTGAGMPLGVNLGKNKSSTDAAADYVAGVRTLGPLADYLVVNVSSPNTPGLRGLQGKAELRDLLSKVLVERDLLPCKRKPAVLVKIAPDLTAQDKQDIASVVCELGVDGLIVSNTTVSRPSSLRSRQRMEPGGLSGKPLRELSTQTIREMYALTQGRVPIIGVGGVSSGQDALEKIRAGASLVQLYTALVYHGPPVVGAVKRELEELLREQGFKNVMEAVGADHRC